In the Burkholderia contaminans genome, CTGCGGATCGGCTTCGGGCGCGATGAAGGCAGGGCCGGACGCGGGGGTCGGGGCAACAGGCGCGACTTGCGGCGCCTGGGTCGTCGTGGCTTCAGCGTGATTCGGCATCGATGCTCCTGTGTCGGGTCGCAACGCGCGGCGCGTCGCGTGTTTCGCACAGGATAGGACAGAACGGGGAACGTGCGCAGCGAGGAAAAAGACGCGATGCCATGCGACGTGGCCGTCGCGGAAAGCTCCCGCGCCCGCGTTACGAAAACAGGCTCATCAGATAAAGCATCGGCCGGAACGAGACGGGCCGCGCATCGGGGTTCACCCACAGCCGCACCGCATACACCGCGTACGCCGGCACTTCGCGCCAGCTCGAATAGACGTCGCGCAACTGGAAGCGGCGCGGATACGCGGCGGAGATGTCCGCCCGCGCGATGCCGACGCGCTCGAACGCGAGGCGCGCCCGCGCGAGGTGGTAATACTGGCTGACGATCACCACGCGCGACACACGATGCGCCTGCAGATAGGCGAGCGTGTGCTGCGCGGTCGCGAGCGTGTTGTCGCCCTGGTCGTCGACCGCGATCCGGTCGGCCGGCACGCCGCGCGCCACGAGATAGTCGCGCATCGCGGTCGCCTCGTTCAGCCCCGGGCCGTCGATCGCGCCGCTGACGAGGAACGCCGGGCACTGCCCCCTGCGG is a window encoding:
- a CDS encoding YdcF family protein, whose translation is MKNHTKRGAFARLGRLLAVVACLWIVAAVALVAYGMRMPSEPADVAVIFGNALDEAGAPKPVLAARLDVGVRCYRRGQCPAFLVSGAIDGPGLNEATAMRDYLVARGVPADRIAVDDQGDNTLATAQHTLAYLQAHRVSRVVIVSQYYHLARARLAFERVGIARADISAAYPRRFQLRDVYSSWREVPAYAVYAVRLWVNPDARPVSFRPMLYLMSLFS